ATGCACAACAGCTTGTGTGACGGCGTTGTCTTTATTCAACAAGTACTGGCCTGACTACCGCACCAAGGAAGTCAAGACTCTGATTCGAACAGCCGCTGAGTGGATCAAGTCTAACCAGCGTCCTGATGGTGGTTGGTACGGGAGCTGGGGTATTTGCTTTACGTATGCTGGCATGTTTGCGCTCGAGAGCATGAAGCATATCGGCCAGACCTACGCTACAGGCGAGAACTCAAGACGAGGCTGTGACTTTTTGATCTCCAAGCAGAGGGCCGATGGCGGCTGGTCAGAAAGCTACAAGGTATGCGAGCCAGACTCGTTATGAAGGGCTTTACTAACATGCATAGGCATGCGAAACGATGAAATATGTCGAACATCCCTCTGGATCCCTTGTAGTTCAAACAGCATGGGCTTTGATCGGCCTGATGGAGGCTGAGTACCCCCATGTGGAGCCCCTGAGGAGAGGCATCCAGTTGATCATGGATCGACAACAACCCAATGGAGAGTGGCTGCAGGAGGCCATCGAGGGTGTCTTTAATAAGTCATGCATGATCTCGTACCCCAACTACAAGTTTACTTTTACCATCAAAGCGCTAGGCATGTTTGCCAACAGATTCCCTGAGGAGAAGCTGGTTCCTAGCTGGGCCATGGCGGGAAATGGTATTGAAAAACCACAGACTGACAAATGACGCATGGCTAGATATGCTTTCACGACCTAGATTATTATacaattttacttaattaactCAGACTATATTTGACCTTTTGCAACCGCTTCATTAATGCTGAAGCCGCAGTTGGGGGGTATGTTGGCTTCAGATGAAAGGCTGCTGGGGCGCAGCATTCTGCGGCCATATATCGACCACAGCCGGCCAACACTGGTTGGCCACTGCCTACACAATTTATACAGTTTCTTGAAGGTATTCGCTGCCTGAAGTTATGGCACTGGAATCGAGTGTCTGTTTGCTGCATGCAAACAATTAGCCAGCTGCATCTCTTGCGACGTTATTTAAGTGCATTTTCTGCACTTGCATAGATCACCATCCCCTCTCTCTTTACATCCATTTTCTTATCTAACTTCAGGTAGCATAAACTTTGACTCTTTAGACCAAACATTATTCGCGAGCTCCAGCCAGGTCGtgttttttttaaaaagaaaaaataaaaaaaattaaaacaTTCTTGACTTCCTCAGCCCaaatcttcttcctcatccgatCTCCCCAATGGCTCTTACACAAGACCAAGAAAGAGAAATATACTTGGCCTACAAggacatcttcaacaagaatTACTCACAGCTTCGAAGGCTCAAAGGTGTTCAGCAGCGCATCAATGACACACGAAACCAGCCCATCGTACAGACTTCGATCGGGAAGTACGGAAAAAACGAGGTTGTGAAGACTATTCGTGTGCTGCTGGAGGCCAAAGTTTTTGAATCCGAGAAAATCGCCGGAATGCGATTTTCCAAAGGAGAACCATCGCCGCCTCCGACTCTTGATCCCTTGGACTTGGGACAGAAGGGCGTCACCTTCACCAATCTCGATCTCTTACTAGGTACATCGCCAGATCCTGTAGAAACACGAGAGCCTCTTAAGAttgagagagaagaagatatCCAAGCATCGCAGGTCTGCGGCGTGTCTTCAGCTGGGGTTGACGAGAGGCTCTCGTCGACGTCGCATCTGCACGAACAGGAATTGGAGACACTCCAAAACACTACAACGCTGGTATCACCCATCACTGGCAAAGGAAACTTCACAAACATGGCTGCCTTGAAAGGAAGCCGCTTAGGCTCGACGCTATTGCCAATTGTGAATCCACCCTTCAAAACACAGCACCTTATCCTCAAACGGATGCAAACCATCTTGGAGCATGTATGCTTCAACTTCGCCAAGGATAATATGCCCGAGATTTTAATCAACAAACGATGGGACTGCCCTGAAGCGGGCGAATTGGATATTTGGGTGATACAATTTAAAAAGAGGTTGGGCGAGCTGGAACGTCGTGCTTGCTCGAAAGGTATAGAAGTCTCTCTGGGGCCTCTTTTGAATTCAATCTCAAATATCCGTCACCTCGCTGTTCATCGCCGGTTGATTCATGCCAACCATCTCGCATTGTTGTCGAGCCACGCTGTTGTGTTCTGTACTCTCCTTGATACCTCAGACGCGGGTGCTCTAAGTACACTTCAGACGGTTCGAGACTCTGTCGAGATTCACCTTTCGGCACTTTCTGATCTGAAACATGACATTGGAAAAAAACTTGACAACGCTCTCGAAGAGATGGCTGCACGTCGAGAGGAACTAGATGCTCTTGAGCAGAAGATTATCCAGGAAGCGCATGACAAGCTCGAAAGCCACCAGACCATCGCCTGGAACAAGGTGGACCGGTTGCTTCCCTACAGATACAACGAACCCTACCCCTTGAATATGCCCAAGCCATCATCGGTTGGGGGAGTACAAACGATGCTATCCCTGTGGTCTAGATCTCGCCTCTTTCTTGGCCATGCCTTCTACTCTATTTCTGTCGTTGTGCAGCTCCTCAAACAACATATCGCAGGCTACTTTCATACGATCAGGCAAAGCAACATCATCCGTTATGCCTCGAGAGTATTTCGTTTGATCCTGTTTATTTCCATTCTCATCCCCCTGCTCGCTTCTGTAGCTTATCTCAGTCTTGGTGCTTGGGACTTGATACGTGTGTCGCAAACCAAGAAAGCATCCGCGTAATTGGTTTAGTGGTAAAATTCTCCGTTGCCATTCAGTTTCCTACGAAACCGAGTAAGCTCGGGGAGCCCTGGGTTCGATTCCCAGATTACGCATTAGAGGGCATCGCGAGCCTTGGTATCTCTTTTTGCCTGTTCGTTTGTGGTGCTTGTGGTTGCAAAGCCTAAGGAGTCGACAAGCGAGTACGACAAGGTCGCTGGTGAGTGTTTGAAGAAGGCGGTTTGATACGTCAGCAGTGGAGTCGAGATGTGTGTTTTGGCATCGGGGTTCTCTCTGTTTAAGCATGGTCGTCGTATTGAGGGTGACTTGGATGCAAATTAGCATAGGACAGAGATTGAATAGACAGAGTTGGTGTAGTGCAGCCACTTCCGTTTCTGTCTCACCATGGAAAGGGAAAGAGGAGTGGTTGTAGCACTATACATGGGGAAAGAAGACACTTCCTCCaccttatttatatttgTAGTAAATGCAAGATTTTGAAATCATAAGACacgaaaagaataaaatGATTAATTATGTTAACTTTTGTGTTTTTGTCATCAAAATTATGACATTTTCTGTATTTCTAGGTACGCTGGCactccatcatggctgtATTTGTACCTGTAGCTTCCATCCATCTAGATGCACtatgatgaagaaggagcGCATCATGCTCATCCGCCTGTTTGCCCCACCAAAGCTTCCAGAACCCACCATCCAGCTTCAGCCTCTGTTTGACTTCTGTTTACTCTGACTTCTGCCTATCAAACACAAACGTCTATAAAGTTTGTGTTCTCTATCCAAGGGTACCatcatttcttttcttcaattCCCATAGGCCTTGTGTACCTCCAGCACCCACCATGTCTTATACCACATTGGCCCAGCAGGGTCTCGCCGCCGCCGAAGCCCGCAACTGGGACGAAGCGATCGATAAGCTCACAACCGCTCTCGAAACCTCCAAGAACCCCCAGTGGCTCATAGCTCGATCGAAAGCCCTCATTCACCATAAAAAGTTCCATGAGGCACTTAACGACGCCAACCTCGCTTGGCACTCAGCGTATGACCGTAGCAAGCGACCGCTGCTCGTTGAAGCCCACTATCGACGTGCTGTCGCCTACTTCCGTCTTGGACAATATGCCAACGCCGATGCATGCTGCGTTTACGCCATGCGTCTAATCAAAAATCTTCCTGCTATCGAAAAAGAAGACCCAGCCAAGGCCAAATGTGACGAGAATGGTTTCTACAAGGTAGCCTTGAAAGATGCACAAGAAGAGTCGGCGATAGATGAAATAAACAGGAACAAGGGCCCCTCACTCCAACAAGCGGAGCCAGCTAATTGGAAAGACTGGCGTATAGCCAGCACTTTGCGTATGCAAATCCTATTTGCTATGGAGAAACTTCCCGAGGATGACCCTGCCCGCAAGCTCACCACAAGTGTCAAGCCTGAGTTAAAAGAGTTGGCAGGTTTGGCGGATTTGGGAATAACCGACAACAAAACCCCTTCTACTACTCAAACTACTGCTAAGCCCGCCGTGGTCGATGATTCTCCTCCGCGAATTCAGGAATTCCAGAACAGTGACACCATGTCAGTGTCCATTTTCTCCAAGAAAGTTAACAAAGACAAACTTCAAGTTGTATTCAAGGACGAGTTTGTTTCTCTTGATTCTGTCGTTTGGCCCGATGGCTCCGAGAGATGCCTAAGCTTCCACACATGGGGTCCTATCAATACCGATACTTCCACATGCAGGGTCACTCCCAACAAGGTTGAGCTTACActcaaaaagaaaagtcCTGGCATGTGGAAGCAGCTGAAGAAGGATGAGGACAACAATACAACATCCTCCAGCGCTCCCAATGAGGAAACCGAGTATGTTCCGTGCCTCTCTTCTAATAACATGTACTAACCTCAACCCCAGGAagctcaagcttctcaaagAAGCTCGCAAGAAAGCCATGGATGCCGCTGATGCCTCAGACGAGGCGACTCCTACCGTTCAGAAGGATGAAACAACCATTATCGGTGacaagggaaagggaaaggcCTCCTCCAAACATCCTGCGTCTACCAAGAccgaaaagaagaactgggaCAATATTGGCGACGATATTGACTCCGACGAAGAGAAGGATGTCAACgtcttcttcaagaagctttTCAAGGGTGCTACTCCTGAGCAACAgcgagccatgatgaagagttTCACTGAGAGCAACGGTACCAGTCTCAGCACTGATTGGGATGATGTCAAAGACCGAAAGGTCGAGACCGTCCCACCCGAGGgtgttgaagccaagaaGTGGTAAGTATTTTATGGTGAGGAGTAACGATGATCGACGAAACATGATTCATGGCATACATTGGGACCGGTTAGGCGTCTCGGAATGGGAGTCAGGAACTACTTGAATTAAAACAAAAGCTTGGATGTCAAGAACTACTTTTGTAATTTACAGTCGCTTAATACTGTGCGTGCTCTATATCCTCATTTTAGTTTCTCAACATCTCAAATTCTCGAGTCCTCAAACTATTGATGCTCTTGTCTTTCTTCAATCCTTCCACCATTTCATCGACCTGTTCCAAAACCTTGCCAAACCGCTCGGACGCCCTCACTTCTGCATCTTCAATATCTCGGGTCCACTCCTTACCGGCTCGATACGTCGTCGCTAGTTCCTGGGGCACATGCAGGGCGCGGCTCACAAAGTCCTCTCTCGAAATGTACGCTCCCCTCAGCCATCTTGATCCACCGCCGGCATCAAACTGATTGCGTCCATGCATGATCCGTGTATTATCGAAAAGTACACACTCTCCAGgttccatcttcatctcgtaCATGGCATCAGGGTCATTGATCAGTCGATCGAACAGCTTCGCTGGCTCGAGCCATTCTCGCACATCAGCAGAAGCGTTCTGGTATTGGTTCTGGAAAGGCGGGCTCCAGTATACACCAGCAAGGTTTTCATTTGGGCCGAGATCAAGAATCGGTCGCCTCTGACGGTAAAAGTAGCCATGTTTCTCGTAGTGATACGGAATCATCACGCGTGTGAGGTTCCTGATTGTCGGAGAAGATTGTAGGTGAAGGAGTTTGCCTGCGAAAAGACCATCGCTGAAAAGTGATTCGCCGCCTTCACACGAATTTTCCATACAATGAAGCAGTTGGATAGCAGGCGGGCTCTCGAGGTACAGCAGATCCTGATGGAGGCCCAGGTAGCCGCTCGTGTAAGCTACGTTTTCGGCGTCTGGCTTCGCGCGAACGTCAAACGTGCGGCCGTAAAAGGTTTCCTTGATGTTGGCGATGCGCGTGGTGATGTCAACGATAGAATTCTCGTCTTTCGGTACGTTTTTGAGGAACACGAGGCCAAGATTCGTGAGGTCTAGAATGGTGTGCCAGAACGCGTCGGAGCCTTTCATGAATTCCTGATAGTCGATCTTGCGAACACGTTCCTGGATGATGGCCTTGTCCCAAAATGTCCGGCCTGTCTTGGGATACACAAGTTCTTGCCTTGGAGCAGGCATCTTATCTACCTTTTCGTAGCCCATTGCTTTATCGACTGATAGCCAGGGCAGTACCATCTCGTGGTCTGGATACATGTCATTCTTGAACGAGATGCCGATACCTTCTTCGGTCGAGCGAATCTTGTCAATGGCAATGTCCGATGGTATAGCTGTTGTGGCAAAGGTCTTTTGACCCGAGGCTGTGTCAACGCACGCTGCACAAGTACAACTGTCTCGGAGGAGGATGGCGTCTAAACTCGTCCAGCcgcccttttccttcttctctacCACGTAGATAGAACGATCAGCACTGGAAATGGTGAGTGATCCATTTTTGGCTTCAAAAGAGTCACGGGCTTTGAAGATGGGAGGTCGAATAAATAGCTTCTTGTAGCTGCTGGCTCTTTGAGCACGTACTCGAGTTAATGAGAATCCACGGGGGATAGCTTTGCAGCTATGAGTTGCCAGTCGACGAGAGAACATGGTAAGTGCTCTCAGCTACCTTCTGATGCTTCTGTTCAACGCGCCGGAGATCAATCAAGTTAGTGGGTgacagaaaagaaaaagaaatgcaGGAAATGAAAAGGCCAAGTCAAATCAAGCGACTTCTGTAggtaactacctaggtaggtgtGCACCCAGCTGCCTCTACCTCGGCCAAAAGGGACCAAGGTGTACTCTGTACCTTATAGAGGTAGCTTGATGTGGGGTTGTCGGCTCAAGCCCCGCGTTTTGCTGAGGACAGCTTCTATCAAAAGCAAAAATGGGTTGACAAGATGATATGATGTACAGTTGTTACTAGGACAAACATCCAAAATAGACTTTACAGTATACGTCGCTTAGATATACACACAAAAAGCCAATCACGAGTATGATGCAATTACTTGATCAAAGACCATATGTTTCTTGATGTCTTGATATAGAACATTGTGCTGTACAGTGAAATTATAAACGCCTCGTCGCCTATTGTACATCAAAGATCACATTATCCCCCGATATAATACAAGCACATATTTCCATGCGTGCAACGTTTTCTCATTAAGCGTaaactcatcatcctctGTTGCGATTGCTTGACCATCGCTTGACCATCACTTCTCTGATCTTGTACAGCTTCAGGGCCTCGGCGACACCTTGCTCAAGAGCCTGCTCAAACTTGGATGGAGGCGGCACATCCACATAAACGAGCACAAGACTCTTCATGACGTGTGAAAGGACGCGAACAGTCCCATGAAGCCATTGCCAGGTCTTTTGCGGGTTCTGCTTTCCGCTTTCTTTCCAAAGAGTATCAGAGTAGGACGGAATGACGATCAATCCGAACTCGGCATGATCAAAAACAGGTCCTCGAGTGTACAACAGCCAGTCAACACCGAACTTGATACCACCACGAGGAACCCAACCAAGGGATCTGAAGTGGTGATAGACGGCGTAGTGGACCAGAAAGTTGTCGTCGGGCTGAAGAGCAGGGTCTTCAGCCTCAACACGAGGGGGGAAGTATGAATGCTGTCGGAAGAGTCTCAGCAAATCCAACGATGACAATTGAGAGCCAGAAACAGGGTCAGTAACTTGCAATGCCCCCAAGCCAAAGCTGAGGAAGAAAGCCTCCTCGGGCATAAGCTGAAGGTGTTCCATATTCTTCAGAATAGGCTCGCTTGCAATATCGGTTTGGGCGTCTTCTTTTCGTCCATTCAGAGCTACAGGCGAGATAGGGTGGGCATCGCCCAGTCCATTAAGCTTGTCATTAGACTCTACACGTTTGGGGCTTGGGGGGTCTGCGAAATGAAATGTGGTTGACTCCACATTAGGAGAAAATCGGACGCTCTTGCGGCGGTTCTTCGGTCTCGTGATGTCTTCATTATCAGATGAGAAACTTATAACAGAAGCCGTGCCATTGG
This Fusarium poae strain DAOMC 252244 chromosome 3, whole genome shotgun sequence DNA region includes the following protein-coding sequences:
- a CDS encoding hypothetical protein (TransMembrane:2 (o423-441i462-484o)) → MALTQDQEREIYLAYKDIFNKNYSQLRRLKGVQQRINDTRNQPIVQTSIGKYGKNEVVKTIRVLLEAKVFESEKIAGMRFSKGEPSPPPTLDPLDLGQKGVTFTNLDLLLGTSPDPVETREPLKIEREEDIQASQVCGVSSAGVDERLSSTSHLHEQELETLQNTTTLVSPITGKGNFTNMAALKGSRLGSTLLPIVNPPFKTQHLILKRMQTILEHVCFNFAKDNMPEILINKRWDCPEAGELDIWVIQFKKRLGELERRACSKGIEVSLGPLLNSISNIRHLAVHRRLIHANHLALLSSHAVVFCTLLDTSDAGALSTLQTVRDSVEIHLSALSDLKHDIGKKLDNALEEMAARREELDALEQKIIQEAHDKLESHQTIAWNKVDRLLPYRYNEPYPLNMPKPSSVGGVQTMLSLWSRSRLFLGHAFYSISVVVQLLKQHIAGYFHTIRQSNIIRYASRVFRLILFISILIPLLASVAYLSLGAWDLIRVSQTKKASA
- a CDS encoding hypothetical protein (BUSCO:38635at5125), with translation MSYTTLAQQGLAAAEARNWDEAIDKLTTALETSKNPQWLIARSKALIHHKKFHEALNDANLAWHSAYDRSKRPLLVEAHYRRAVAYFRLGQYANADACCVYAMRLIKNLPAIEKEDPAKAKCDENGFYKVALKDAQEESAIDEINRNKGPSLQQAEPANWKDWRIASTLRMQILFAMEKLPEDDPARKLTTSVKPELKELAGLADLGITDNKTPSTTQTTAKPAVVDDSPPRIQEFQNSDTMSVSIFSKKVNKDKLQVVFKDEFVSLDSVVWPDGSERCLSFHTWGPINTDTSTCRVTPNKVELTLKKKSPGMWKQLKKDEDNNTTSSSAPNEETEKLKLLKEARKKAMDAADASDEATPTVQKDETTIIGDKGKGKASSKHPASTKTEKKNWDNIGDDIDSDEEKDVNVFFKKLFKGATPEQQRAMMKSFTESNGTSLSTDWDDVKDRKVETVPPEGVEAKKW
- a CDS encoding hypothetical protein (BUSCO:23549at5125), with protein sequence MAEIQSSSTKPVGTAPTTDSAGQRQFQQRGPPLHQIYALPAPIRTFPLPAFYPNNPISFFHVAYAWLGQLWSPPQAEPSVVHTGTWSAATSCVHITDDVSTRALWEQGFYGKGSLSRSEPNWLKREQVRQGLADAHVSEIMTVQRREERMRAKWERARLEQEAIRETRLKEAEEAKARETKAQEAKTQKAKQKELRAQELKDIASPEFDKPISPSAALPTYKSPVSPAALLSLPNSLADLVQPKPVQSKPVAPVVSVPKYASPVCPSTILSLPNSATDIVSEPAGDKATDELNILGISGSHMAGLGLSVDTVRSNSVNGAVTNGTASVISFSSDNEDITRPKNRRKSVRFSPNVESTTFHFADPPSPKRVESNDKLNGLGDAHPISPVALNGRKEDAQTDIASEPILKNMEHLQLMPEEAFFLSFGLGALQVTDPVSGSQLSSLDLLRLFRQHSYFPPRVEAEDPALQPDDNFLVHYAVYHHFRSLGWVPRGGIKFGVDWLLYTRGPVFDHAEFGLIVIPSYSDTLWKESGKQNPQKTWQWLHGTVRVLSHVMKSLVLVYVDVPPPSKFEQALEQGVAEALKLYKIREVMVKRCCKAIPRGFSLTRVRAQRASSYKKLFIRPPIFKARDSFEAKNGSLTISSADRSIYVVEKKEKGGWTSLDAILLRDSCTCAACVDTASGQKTFATTAIPSDIAIDKIRSTEEGIGISFKNDMYPDHEMVLPWLSVDKAMGYEKVDKMPAPRQELVYPKTGRTFWDKAIIQERVRKIDYQEFMKGSDAFWHTILDLTNLGLVFLKNVPKDENSIVDITTRIANIKETFYGRTFDVRAKPDAENVAYTSGYLGLHQDLLYLESPPAIQLLHCMENSCEGGESLFSDGLFAGKLLHLQSSPTIRNLTRVMIPYHYEKHGYFYRQRRPILDLGPNENLAGVYWSPPFQNQYQNASADVREWLEPAKLFDRLINDPDAMYEMKMEPGECVLFDNTRIMHGRNQFDAGGGSRWLRGAYISREDFVSRALHVPQELATTYRAGKEWTRDIEDAEVRASERFGKVLEQVDEMVEGLKKDKSINSLRTREFEMLRN